The Tenrec ecaudatus isolate mTenEca1 chromosome 14, mTenEca1.hap1, whole genome shotgun sequence genome contains a region encoding:
- the EFS gene encoding embryonal Fyn-associated substrate isoform X1, translated as MAIATSAQLARALYDNTAESPQELSFRRGDVLRVLQREGAGGLDGWCLCSLHGQQGIVPANRVKLLPTGPAPQPSASQAPPAQPGSPCPAPELGSKDQEVYVVPPPARPCPGSGSLTGHCPPSPDSIYKIPRGSGAQLAASGAMLEVYDVPSTALRVPSSDPYDSPASFSRLLGRVTLQPPGEEEAPYDVPLPPKHPPELEPDLEWEGGREPGPPLYAAPSNLKRASALLNLYEAPEELLAEGDLGGSEEDIYDVPLLGPEAPPSPEPPGASASKDMDTLTLVLARSPPAPHRPRLPSAESLSRRPLPALPVPEASSPSPAPSPAPGRKGSIQDRPLPPPPPRLPGYGTPKAEGDPVGGQVESDPEGPNNEYAGIPVTEDYDYVHLKGMDKAQGSRAPDKACPGEPELLERELAEQQDVQSLGEPLALPAGDLQLLHFYAGQCQSHFSALQAAVTALMASSRANQPPRLFVPHGKRVVVAAHRLVFVGDTLDRLAASAPLRAQVGAAGAVLGQALRATVLAVKGAALGYPSSPAAREMAQCVAELVGRAQRFTTLLTNLAP; from the exons ATGGCCATAGCCACGTCG GCCCAGCTGGCCCGGGCACTCTACGACAACACGGCCGAGTCCCCCCAGGAGCTGTCCTTCCGCCGAGGGGATGTCCTGCGGGTCCTGCAGCGGGAGGGTGCAGGAGGGCTGGACGGCTGGTGTCTCTGCTCCCTGCATGGCCAGCAGGGCATCGTGCCCGCCAACAGAGTGAAGCTCCTCCCCACGGGCCCAGCACCCCAGCCCAGCGCCTCCCAGGCACCCCCAGCCCAACCTGGCTCGCCATGTCCAGCCCCAGAGCTTGGCAGTAAGGACCAGGAG GTGTACGTGGTGCCACCACCAGCTCGGCCTTGTCCCGGCTCGGGATCTCTGACTGGGCACTGCCCGCCCTCCCCGGACTCCATCTACAAGATCCCCAGAGGCAGTGGGGCCCAGCTGGCTGCCTCCGGAGCTATGTTAGAG GTCTATGATGTGCCCTCCACAGCTCTCCGGGTCCCCTCTAGTGACCCCTACgactcccctgcctccttctcccgcCTTTTGGGCCGGGTGACCCTACAACCTCCTGGAGAGGAGGAAGCCCCCTATGATGTGCCTCTGCCCCCAAAACATCCCCCAGAGCTGGAGCCGGACttggagtgggaggggggccGAGAACCAGGGCCCCCTCTCTATGCCGCCCCCTCCAACCTGAAACGGGCATCAGCCCTGCTCAATCTGTATGAAGCCCCCGAGGAACTGCTGGCTGAAGGGGACCTCGGGGGCTCCGAGGAGGACATCTATGATGTGCCCCTGCTGGGGCCAGAGGCTCCCCCTTCTCCAGAGCCCCCGGGAGCCTCAGCCTCCAAGGACATGGACACTCTGACCCTGGTTTTGGCCAGGAGTCCACCAGCTCCACATAGGCCCCGGCTGCCCTCAGCCGAGAGCCTGTCCCGCCGCCCTCTGCCTGCCCTGCCTGTCCCCGAGGCCTCCAGCCCTTCTccagccccctcccctgccccaggcCGGAAGGGCAGCATCCAGGACCGGcctctgcccccgcccccaccccgcctgCCTGGCTATGGGACCCCCAAGGCTGAAGGGGACCCAGTGGGCGGGCAAGTGGAGAGTGACCCAGAGGGGCCCAACAATGAGTATGCAGGCATCCCAGTGACCGAGGACTACGACTATGTCCACCTGAAG GGCATGGATAAAGCTCAGGGATCTAGGGCCCCGGATAAGGCCTGCCCCGGGGAACCTGAACTGCTGGAGAGGGAGCTTGCGGAGCAGCAG GACGTCCAGTCCCTCGGGGAGCCGCTGGCTCTGCCCGCGGGAGACCTGCAGCTCCTGCACTTCTATGCGGGCCAGTGCCAGAGCCACTTCTCCGCGCTGCAGGCAGCCGTGACAGCCCTGATGGCCAGCAGCCGTGCCAACCAGCCCCCTCGCCTCTTCGTGCCCCACGGCAAGCGCGTGGTAGTAGCAGCTCACCGCCTGGTGTTTGTCGGGGATACCCTGGACCGCCTGGCAGCTTCAGCCCCCCTTCGAGCACAGGTTGGCGCTGCTGGCGCTGTGCTGGGCCAGGCTCTACGGGCCACTGTGCTGGCTGTCAAGGGGGCCGCGCTGGGCTACCCATCTAGCCCTGCGGCTCGAGAGATGGCTCAGTGTGTGGCAGAGTTGGTGGGGCGGGCCCAGCGATTCACCACCCTACTCACCAACCTGGCCCCTTGA
- the EFS gene encoding embryonal Fyn-associated substrate isoform X4: MAIATSVYVVPPPARPCPGSGSLTGHCPPSPDSIYKIPRGSGAQLAASGAMLEVYDVPSTALRVPSSDPYDSPASFSRLLGRVTLQPPGEEEAPYDVPLPPKHPPELEPDLEWEGGREPGPPLYAAPSNLKRASALLNLYEAPEELLAEGDLGGSEEDIYDVPLLGPEAPPSPEPPGASASKDMDTLTLVLARSPPAPHRPRLPSAESLSRRPLPALPVPEASSPSPAPSPAPGRKGSIQDRPLPPPPPRLPGYGTPKAEGDPVGGQVESDPEGPNNEYAGIPVTEDYDYVHLKDVQSLGEPLALPAGDLQLLHFYAGQCQSHFSALQAAVTALMASSRANQPPRLFVPHGKRVVVAAHRLVFVGDTLDRLAASAPLRAQVGAAGAVLGQALRATVLAVKGAALGYPSSPAAREMAQCVAELVGRAQRFTTLLTNLAP, from the exons ATGGCCATAGCCACGTCG GTGTACGTGGTGCCACCACCAGCTCGGCCTTGTCCCGGCTCGGGATCTCTGACTGGGCACTGCCCGCCCTCCCCGGACTCCATCTACAAGATCCCCAGAGGCAGTGGGGCCCAGCTGGCTGCCTCCGGAGCTATGTTAGAG GTCTATGATGTGCCCTCCACAGCTCTCCGGGTCCCCTCTAGTGACCCCTACgactcccctgcctccttctcccgcCTTTTGGGCCGGGTGACCCTACAACCTCCTGGAGAGGAGGAAGCCCCCTATGATGTGCCTCTGCCCCCAAAACATCCCCCAGAGCTGGAGCCGGACttggagtgggaggggggccGAGAACCAGGGCCCCCTCTCTATGCCGCCCCCTCCAACCTGAAACGGGCATCAGCCCTGCTCAATCTGTATGAAGCCCCCGAGGAACTGCTGGCTGAAGGGGACCTCGGGGGCTCCGAGGAGGACATCTATGATGTGCCCCTGCTGGGGCCAGAGGCTCCCCCTTCTCCAGAGCCCCCGGGAGCCTCAGCCTCCAAGGACATGGACACTCTGACCCTGGTTTTGGCCAGGAGTCCACCAGCTCCACATAGGCCCCGGCTGCCCTCAGCCGAGAGCCTGTCCCGCCGCCCTCTGCCTGCCCTGCCTGTCCCCGAGGCCTCCAGCCCTTCTccagccccctcccctgccccaggcCGGAAGGGCAGCATCCAGGACCGGcctctgcccccgcccccaccccgcctgCCTGGCTATGGGACCCCCAAGGCTGAAGGGGACCCAGTGGGCGGGCAAGTGGAGAGTGACCCAGAGGGGCCCAACAATGAGTATGCAGGCATCCCAGTGACCGAGGACTACGACTATGTCCACCTGAAG GACGTCCAGTCCCTCGGGGAGCCGCTGGCTCTGCCCGCGGGAGACCTGCAGCTCCTGCACTTCTATGCGGGCCAGTGCCAGAGCCACTTCTCCGCGCTGCAGGCAGCCGTGACAGCCCTGATGGCCAGCAGCCGTGCCAACCAGCCCCCTCGCCTCTTCGTGCCCCACGGCAAGCGCGTGGTAGTAGCAGCTCACCGCCTGGTGTTTGTCGGGGATACCCTGGACCGCCTGGCAGCTTCAGCCCCCCTTCGAGCACAGGTTGGCGCTGCTGGCGCTGTGCTGGGCCAGGCTCTACGGGCCACTGTGCTGGCTGTCAAGGGGGCCGCGCTGGGCTACCCATCTAGCCCTGCGGCTCGAGAGATGGCTCAGTGTGTGGCAGAGTTGGTGGGGCGGGCCCAGCGATTCACCACCCTACTCACCAACCTGGCCCCTTGA
- the EFS gene encoding embryonal Fyn-associated substrate isoform X3: MAIATSVYVVPPPARPCPGSGSLTGHCPPSPDSIYKIPRGSGAQLAASGAMLEVYDVPSTALRVPSSDPYDSPASFSRLLGRVTLQPPGEEEAPYDVPLPPKHPPELEPDLEWEGGREPGPPLYAAPSNLKRASALLNLYEAPEELLAEGDLGGSEEDIYDVPLLGPEAPPSPEPPGASASKDMDTLTLVLARSPPAPHRPRLPSAESLSRRPLPALPVPEASSPSPAPSPAPGRKGSIQDRPLPPPPPRLPGYGTPKAEGDPVGGQVESDPEGPNNEYAGIPVTEDYDYVHLKGMDKAQGSRAPDKACPGEPELLERELAEQQDVQSLGEPLALPAGDLQLLHFYAGQCQSHFSALQAAVTALMASSRANQPPRLFVPHGKRVVVAAHRLVFVGDTLDRLAASAPLRAQVGAAGAVLGQALRATVLAVKGAALGYPSSPAAREMAQCVAELVGRAQRFTTLLTNLAP; the protein is encoded by the exons ATGGCCATAGCCACGTCG GTGTACGTGGTGCCACCACCAGCTCGGCCTTGTCCCGGCTCGGGATCTCTGACTGGGCACTGCCCGCCCTCCCCGGACTCCATCTACAAGATCCCCAGAGGCAGTGGGGCCCAGCTGGCTGCCTCCGGAGCTATGTTAGAG GTCTATGATGTGCCCTCCACAGCTCTCCGGGTCCCCTCTAGTGACCCCTACgactcccctgcctccttctcccgcCTTTTGGGCCGGGTGACCCTACAACCTCCTGGAGAGGAGGAAGCCCCCTATGATGTGCCTCTGCCCCCAAAACATCCCCCAGAGCTGGAGCCGGACttggagtgggaggggggccGAGAACCAGGGCCCCCTCTCTATGCCGCCCCCTCCAACCTGAAACGGGCATCAGCCCTGCTCAATCTGTATGAAGCCCCCGAGGAACTGCTGGCTGAAGGGGACCTCGGGGGCTCCGAGGAGGACATCTATGATGTGCCCCTGCTGGGGCCAGAGGCTCCCCCTTCTCCAGAGCCCCCGGGAGCCTCAGCCTCCAAGGACATGGACACTCTGACCCTGGTTTTGGCCAGGAGTCCACCAGCTCCACATAGGCCCCGGCTGCCCTCAGCCGAGAGCCTGTCCCGCCGCCCTCTGCCTGCCCTGCCTGTCCCCGAGGCCTCCAGCCCTTCTccagccccctcccctgccccaggcCGGAAGGGCAGCATCCAGGACCGGcctctgcccccgcccccaccccgcctgCCTGGCTATGGGACCCCCAAGGCTGAAGGGGACCCAGTGGGCGGGCAAGTGGAGAGTGACCCAGAGGGGCCCAACAATGAGTATGCAGGCATCCCAGTGACCGAGGACTACGACTATGTCCACCTGAAG GGCATGGATAAAGCTCAGGGATCTAGGGCCCCGGATAAGGCCTGCCCCGGGGAACCTGAACTGCTGGAGAGGGAGCTTGCGGAGCAGCAG GACGTCCAGTCCCTCGGGGAGCCGCTGGCTCTGCCCGCGGGAGACCTGCAGCTCCTGCACTTCTATGCGGGCCAGTGCCAGAGCCACTTCTCCGCGCTGCAGGCAGCCGTGACAGCCCTGATGGCCAGCAGCCGTGCCAACCAGCCCCCTCGCCTCTTCGTGCCCCACGGCAAGCGCGTGGTAGTAGCAGCTCACCGCCTGGTGTTTGTCGGGGATACCCTGGACCGCCTGGCAGCTTCAGCCCCCCTTCGAGCACAGGTTGGCGCTGCTGGCGCTGTGCTGGGCCAGGCTCTACGGGCCACTGTGCTGGCTGTCAAGGGGGCCGCGCTGGGCTACCCATCTAGCCCTGCGGCTCGAGAGATGGCTCAGTGTGTGGCAGAGTTGGTGGGGCGGGCCCAGCGATTCACCACCCTACTCACCAACCTGGCCCCTTGA
- the EFS gene encoding embryonal Fyn-associated substrate isoform X2, producing MAIATSAQLARALYDNTAESPQELSFRRGDVLRVLQREGAGGLDGWCLCSLHGQQGIVPANRVKLLPTGPAPQPSASQAPPAQPGSPCPAPELGSKDQEVYVVPPPARPCPGSGSLTGHCPPSPDSIYKIPRGSGAQLAASGAMLEVYDVPSTALRVPSSDPYDSPASFSRLLGRVTLQPPGEEEAPYDVPLPPKHPPELEPDLEWEGGREPGPPLYAAPSNLKRASALLNLYEAPEELLAEGDLGGSEEDIYDVPLLGPEAPPSPEPPGASASKDMDTLTLVLARSPPAPHRPRLPSAESLSRRPLPALPVPEASSPSPAPSPAPGRKGSIQDRPLPPPPPRLPGYGTPKAEGDPVGGQVESDPEGPNNEYAGIPVTEDYDYVHLKDVQSLGEPLALPAGDLQLLHFYAGQCQSHFSALQAAVTALMASSRANQPPRLFVPHGKRVVVAAHRLVFVGDTLDRLAASAPLRAQVGAAGAVLGQALRATVLAVKGAALGYPSSPAAREMAQCVAELVGRAQRFTTLLTNLAP from the exons ATGGCCATAGCCACGTCG GCCCAGCTGGCCCGGGCACTCTACGACAACACGGCCGAGTCCCCCCAGGAGCTGTCCTTCCGCCGAGGGGATGTCCTGCGGGTCCTGCAGCGGGAGGGTGCAGGAGGGCTGGACGGCTGGTGTCTCTGCTCCCTGCATGGCCAGCAGGGCATCGTGCCCGCCAACAGAGTGAAGCTCCTCCCCACGGGCCCAGCACCCCAGCCCAGCGCCTCCCAGGCACCCCCAGCCCAACCTGGCTCGCCATGTCCAGCCCCAGAGCTTGGCAGTAAGGACCAGGAG GTGTACGTGGTGCCACCACCAGCTCGGCCTTGTCCCGGCTCGGGATCTCTGACTGGGCACTGCCCGCCCTCCCCGGACTCCATCTACAAGATCCCCAGAGGCAGTGGGGCCCAGCTGGCTGCCTCCGGAGCTATGTTAGAG GTCTATGATGTGCCCTCCACAGCTCTCCGGGTCCCCTCTAGTGACCCCTACgactcccctgcctccttctcccgcCTTTTGGGCCGGGTGACCCTACAACCTCCTGGAGAGGAGGAAGCCCCCTATGATGTGCCTCTGCCCCCAAAACATCCCCCAGAGCTGGAGCCGGACttggagtgggaggggggccGAGAACCAGGGCCCCCTCTCTATGCCGCCCCCTCCAACCTGAAACGGGCATCAGCCCTGCTCAATCTGTATGAAGCCCCCGAGGAACTGCTGGCTGAAGGGGACCTCGGGGGCTCCGAGGAGGACATCTATGATGTGCCCCTGCTGGGGCCAGAGGCTCCCCCTTCTCCAGAGCCCCCGGGAGCCTCAGCCTCCAAGGACATGGACACTCTGACCCTGGTTTTGGCCAGGAGTCCACCAGCTCCACATAGGCCCCGGCTGCCCTCAGCCGAGAGCCTGTCCCGCCGCCCTCTGCCTGCCCTGCCTGTCCCCGAGGCCTCCAGCCCTTCTccagccccctcccctgccccaggcCGGAAGGGCAGCATCCAGGACCGGcctctgcccccgcccccaccccgcctgCCTGGCTATGGGACCCCCAAGGCTGAAGGGGACCCAGTGGGCGGGCAAGTGGAGAGTGACCCAGAGGGGCCCAACAATGAGTATGCAGGCATCCCAGTGACCGAGGACTACGACTATGTCCACCTGAAG GACGTCCAGTCCCTCGGGGAGCCGCTGGCTCTGCCCGCGGGAGACCTGCAGCTCCTGCACTTCTATGCGGGCCAGTGCCAGAGCCACTTCTCCGCGCTGCAGGCAGCCGTGACAGCCCTGATGGCCAGCAGCCGTGCCAACCAGCCCCCTCGCCTCTTCGTGCCCCACGGCAAGCGCGTGGTAGTAGCAGCTCACCGCCTGGTGTTTGTCGGGGATACCCTGGACCGCCTGGCAGCTTCAGCCCCCCTTCGAGCACAGGTTGGCGCTGCTGGCGCTGTGCTGGGCCAGGCTCTACGGGCCACTGTGCTGGCTGTCAAGGGGGCCGCGCTGGGCTACCCATCTAGCCCTGCGGCTCGAGAGATGGCTCAGTGTGTGGCAGAGTTGGTGGGGCGGGCCCAGCGATTCACCACCCTACTCACCAACCTGGCCCCTTGA
- the SLC22A17 gene encoding solute carrier family 22 member 17 isoform X1, which yields MGSSLSLAVPSGPLSFEALLAQVGALGGGQQLQLGLCCLPVLFVALGMASDPIFTLAPPLHCHYGGFPPNASGWEQPPNASGVSVASAALAASAASRVATSPDPSCRGFAPPDFNHCLKDWDYNGLPVLTTNAIGQWDLVCDLGWQVILEQILFILGFAAGYLFLGYPADRFGRRGIVLLTLGLVGPCGVGGAAAGSATGVMALRFLLGFLLAGVDLGVYLMRLELCDPTQRLRVALAGELVGVGGHFLFLGLALVSKDWRFLQRMITAPCILFLFYGWPGLFLESARWLIVKRQIEEAQSVLRILAERNRPHGQMLGEEAQEALQELENTCHLPATPSFSFASLLNFRNIWKNLLILGFTNFIAHAIRHCYQPVGGGGSPSDFYLCSLLASGTAALACVFLGVTVDRFGRRGILLLSMTLTSIASLVLLGLWDYLNEAAITTFSVLGLFSSQAASILSTLLASEIIPTTVRGRGLGLIMALGALGGLSDPAQRLHMGHGAFLQHVVLAACALLCILSILLLPETKRKLLPEVLRDGEPCRRPSLLRQPPPHRCDHVPLLATPNPAL from the exons ATGGGCAGCAGCCTGTCGCTGGCCGTGCCCTCCGGCCCCCTCAGCTTTGAGGCGCTGCTCGCCCAGGTGGGGGCACTGGGCGGCGGCCAGCAGCTGCAGCTTGGCCTCTGTTGCCTGCCTGTGCTCTTCGTGGCCCTGGGCATGGCCTCGGACCCCATCTTCACGCTGGCACCCCCACTGCATTGTCACTACGGGGGCTTTCCCCCCAACGCCTCCGGTTGGGAGCAGCCCCCCAACGCCAGCGGCGTCAGCGTCGCCAGCGCGGCCCTAGCGGCCAGCGCCGCCAGCCGCGTCGCCACCAGTCCGGACCCCTCCTGCCGCGGTTTCGCCCCGCCGGATTTCAATCACTGCCTCAAGGATTGGGACTACAACGGCCTGCCGGTGCTCACCACCAACGCCATTGGCCAG TGGGATCTGGTGTGTGACCTGGGTTGGCAGGTGATCCTAGAGCAGATCCTcttcatcctgggctttgccgcCGGCTACCTGTTCCTGGGCTACCCTGCGGACAG GTTTGGAAGACGTGGGATTGTGCTGTTGACCTTGGGGCTGGTGGGCCCCTGCGGAGTGGGAGGAGCTGCTGCAGGCTCTGCCACAGGCGTCATGGCCCTCCGCTTCCTCCTGGGTTTCCTGCTCGCTGGCGTTGACCTTGGTGTCTACTTGATGC gcctggagctgtgtGACCCAACCCAGAGGCTTCGTGTGGCCCTGGCAGGGgagttggtgggggtgggagggcactTCCTGTTCCTGGGCCTGGCCCTTGTCTCCAAGGACTGGCGATTCCTGCAGAGAATGATCACCGCtccctgcatcctcttcttgttcTACGG CTGGCCGGGTCTGTTTCTGGAGTCGGCCCGGTGGCTGATAGTGAAGCGGCAGATCGAGGAGGCCCAGTCTGTGCTGAGGATCCTGGCGGAGAGGAACCGGCCCCATGGGCAGATGCTGGGGGAGGAGGCCCAGGAAGCACTGCAGG AGCTGGAGAACACCTGCCACCTCCCTGCAACACCCTCCTTTTCCTTCGCTTCCCTTCTCAACTTCCGCAACATCTGGAAAAATCTGCTTATCCTGGGCTTCACCAA CTTCATTGCCCACGCCATCCGCCACTGCTACCAGCCTGTAGGGGGCGGAGGGAGCCCGTCAGATTTCTACCTGTGCTCCCTGCTGGCCAGCGGCACTGCGGCCCTGGCATGCGTTTTCCTGGGGGTGACTGTGGACCGATTCGGCCGCCGGGGCATCCTGCTTCTGTCCATGACCCTCACCAGCATTGCATCCTTGGTCCTGCTGGGCCTGTGGGACT ATCTGAATGAGGCGGCCATCACCACCTTCTCTGTCCTTGGCCTCTTCTCCTCCCAAGCTGCCAGCATCCTCAGCACCCTTCTTGCCTCTGAAATAATTCCTACCACCGTCCG CGGCCGAGGCCTGGGTCTGATCATGGCCCTGGGGGCGCTTGGGGGGCTGAGTGACCCCGCCCAGCGCCTCCACATGGGCCACGGAGCCTTCCTGCAGCACGTGGTGCTGGCGGCCTGCGCCCTCCTGTGCATTCTCAGCATCCTGCTCCTCCCCGAGACCAAGCGCAAGCTGCTGCCGGAGGTGCTCCGCGATGGGGAGCCGTGCCGCCGGCCGTCCCTGCTGCGCCAGCCACCCCCTCACCGCTGCGACCACGTCCCGCTGCTTGCCACCCCCAACCCTGCCCTCTGA
- the SLC22A17 gene encoding solute carrier family 22 member 17 isoform X2, giving the protein MGSSLSLAVPSGPLSFEALLAQVGALGGGQQLQLGLCCLPVLFVALGMASDPIFTLAPPLHCHYGGFPPNASGWEQPPNASGVSVASAALAASAASRVATSPDPSCRGFAPPDFNHCLKDWDYNGLPVLTTNAIGQWDLVCDLGWQVILEQILFILGFAAGYLFLGYPADRFGRRGIVLLTLGLVGPCGVGGAAAGSATGVMALRFLLGFLLAGVDLGVYLMRLELCDPTQRLRVALAGELVGVGGHFLFLGLALVSKDWRFLQRMITAPCILFLFYGWPGLFLESARWLIVKRQIEEAQSVLRILAERNRPHGQMLGEEAQEALQDLNEAAITTFSVLGLFSSQAASILSTLLASEIIPTTVRGRGLGLIMALGALGGLSDPAQRLHMGHGAFLQHVVLAACALLCILSILLLPETKRKLLPEVLRDGEPCRRPSLLRQPPPHRCDHVPLLATPNPAL; this is encoded by the exons ATGGGCAGCAGCCTGTCGCTGGCCGTGCCCTCCGGCCCCCTCAGCTTTGAGGCGCTGCTCGCCCAGGTGGGGGCACTGGGCGGCGGCCAGCAGCTGCAGCTTGGCCTCTGTTGCCTGCCTGTGCTCTTCGTGGCCCTGGGCATGGCCTCGGACCCCATCTTCACGCTGGCACCCCCACTGCATTGTCACTACGGGGGCTTTCCCCCCAACGCCTCCGGTTGGGAGCAGCCCCCCAACGCCAGCGGCGTCAGCGTCGCCAGCGCGGCCCTAGCGGCCAGCGCCGCCAGCCGCGTCGCCACCAGTCCGGACCCCTCCTGCCGCGGTTTCGCCCCGCCGGATTTCAATCACTGCCTCAAGGATTGGGACTACAACGGCCTGCCGGTGCTCACCACCAACGCCATTGGCCAG TGGGATCTGGTGTGTGACCTGGGTTGGCAGGTGATCCTAGAGCAGATCCTcttcatcctgggctttgccgcCGGCTACCTGTTCCTGGGCTACCCTGCGGACAG GTTTGGAAGACGTGGGATTGTGCTGTTGACCTTGGGGCTGGTGGGCCCCTGCGGAGTGGGAGGAGCTGCTGCAGGCTCTGCCACAGGCGTCATGGCCCTCCGCTTCCTCCTGGGTTTCCTGCTCGCTGGCGTTGACCTTGGTGTCTACTTGATGC gcctggagctgtgtGACCCAACCCAGAGGCTTCGTGTGGCCCTGGCAGGGgagttggtgggggtgggagggcactTCCTGTTCCTGGGCCTGGCCCTTGTCTCCAAGGACTGGCGATTCCTGCAGAGAATGATCACCGCtccctgcatcctcttcttgttcTACGG CTGGCCGGGTCTGTTTCTGGAGTCGGCCCGGTGGCTGATAGTGAAGCGGCAGATCGAGGAGGCCCAGTCTGTGCTGAGGATCCTGGCGGAGAGGAACCGGCCCCATGGGCAGATGCTGGGGGAGGAGGCCCAGGAAGCACTGCAGG ATCTGAATGAGGCGGCCATCACCACCTTCTCTGTCCTTGGCCTCTTCTCCTCCCAAGCTGCCAGCATCCTCAGCACCCTTCTTGCCTCTGAAATAATTCCTACCACCGTCCG CGGCCGAGGCCTGGGTCTGATCATGGCCCTGGGGGCGCTTGGGGGGCTGAGTGACCCCGCCCAGCGCCTCCACATGGGCCACGGAGCCTTCCTGCAGCACGTGGTGCTGGCGGCCTGCGCCCTCCTGTGCATTCTCAGCATCCTGCTCCTCCCCGAGACCAAGCGCAAGCTGCTGCCGGAGGTGCTCCGCGATGGGGAGCCGTGCCGCCGGCCGTCCCTGCTGCGCCAGCCACCCCCTCACCGCTGCGACCACGTCCCGCTGCTTGCCACCCCCAACCCTGCCCTCTGA